The following is a genomic window from Azospirillaceae bacterium.
GCCCCACTTGGTGGCGTGGTAGAGGGAGCCGCCGGGGAAGGCCACCTGCCCGCCCAGGCTGGACAGTTGCAGGATGCGGCCGCCGCCCTGCGCCCGCAGGTGCGGCAGGGCGGCACGCACCAGCTGGATGGACCCCAGCAGGTTGGTGTCGATGTGGTGGCGCACCTGCGCGTCGGTCAGTTCCTCCGCGGCCCCCATCAGACCGTAGCCGGCGTTGCTGACCACCACGTCGATGGTGCCGAAAGCCGCCCAGGCGGCATCGACCACCCCCCGGATGGCGTCGGTGTGGGTGACATCCAGCACCGCCGTCCACAGCCGGTCGCCGTATTGGCCCCTCAGATCATCCACCGCCGACGGGTTGCGCACGGTACCGGCGACGCGGTCGCCCGCATCCAGCAGCTTTTCCGCCATCACGCGACCGAAGCCGCTGCTGATGCCGGTGATCAGCCAGGTTTTCATCTGTCATCTCCTTGGGTGCCGGGCAAAGCGGGGGCGCTGACCGGCGCGCGTCCACGCCGGCCAGGACCGCTGTCCCGTGCGATTGAAAAGTTCCATGCCAGGCCCATCCATGTTAGACGGAGGGTGGCTCCGTTTTATATACGGAGGAGTCCTCCGTTTATCAAGAGGGTTTTGGATCGCATGCCGGACTCACCGGAACAGGGCCCGTCGCGCAAACCCCGCGCCGACGGCGAACGCAACCGGTCGCTGCTGATCGCCGCTGCCAAGCAGGCCTTCGCTGAAAAGGGCACGGCCGCCAGTTTGGAGCAGATCGCGCGCGACGCCGGTGTGGGCATTGGCACCCTCTACCGCCACTTCCCCACCCGCGACGCGCTGGTGGAGGCGGTCTACCGCCAGGAAAGCGACGCGCTGGTGGAGGCGGCCGCCCGGCTGGCCGCCGATTTGCCCCCGGTGGAGGCCTTGCGCGCCTGGCTGCTGCTGTTCATTGAGTACCTGGCGGCCAAGGAGGGCATGACCGACGCCCTGAACGCCCTGATCGGCGGCACGGACGCACTGTACAGCGCCTCCTCCGCCCGCATCACCGACGCCATCGGCACCCTGGCCCGCCGGGCCGCCGAAACCGGTGCCATCCGCCTGGACATCGAACCGCTGGACCTGGTCCGCGCCATCGCCGGCCTGGCCAAGCTGAACCCGGCGGCGGACTGGAAACGCTCCGCCATCCGGATGGTGGACATCCTGCTGAACGGGCTGCGGGTCGGGCCGTGAGAATGGCACCGTCGAAACCAATGGCGGCCCCACTGCGTCAGCCTGTATTTCCTTGAAGGCGCCCTGATCCCTGCCCGAAGGAAGCAGCGACCCCATGAGCAGCCCTACAGCGACCACCCCGGAAAGCCGCGCCGATTATCGCCATTTCCAGCCCATCACCACCCGCTGGGCCGACAACGACGCCTATGGCCACGTCAACAACGTGGTCTACTACAGCTACTTCGACACGGCGGTGAACCAGCACATGATCGAGAAGGGTGTGCTGGCACCGGACAAGGGCACGGCCATCGGCCTGGTGGTGGAAACGCAGTGCCGCTATTTCGCGCCCATCACCTTCCCCGACCGCGTCACCGTGGGCGTGCGGGTGGCGCATATGGGGCGCAGCAGCGTGCGGTATGAACTGGCGCTGTTCCGCAATGACGAGGACGCGCCGGCCGCGGCCGGCCACTACGTCCACGTCTATGTCGATAATGAGACCCGCCGCCCCACCCCCATTCCGGAGGAGGTGGCGGCCATCCTGCGCGGCATGGTGGTCGGCGCTTGAGTTACGGCGCCGGGTGGGCTTGCGCCGCCAGCGCGCGGGACCGGCGCAGCAGGCCGGTGGTGACGGTCAAGGCCAGGCCGGTGACCGCCAGCACGGCGTCCACCACCAGGGCCGCGGCCGGCAACGGCCCGTCCCCCCACTGTCCGGTCGCATGGCCGGCGGCGTGCGTCCCCGCCAGGATCACCAGGACGAGGCCCAGGGCCAGGCGCAGGACGCGTGAGGCCTGCTCCCCACTGGCAAGCGCCAGCGACAGGATGGGCAGGATCAGGGTGGGTGCCCAGAAACCCCGGACGTAGGCGTGCTCGTTGGCCAGCCCCGGCACCAGGGTGGTGGCGGCGGATAGGGCCATGGCCAAGGGCACGCCCCAGGCCACGCCGGCCCACACCTTTTCCAGACGCGGCAACGCGCGGCCCCGGTCGCGCCGGCGGGCCAGGAAGATGGAACAGCCGGTGGCGCAAATGACACTGAGCGCCAGGCCTAGCACGCCGTAGACCAGGCGCACGGCCAGGCCACCGAAGGTGGCGCAGTGCAGGGCCAGGGCGGCGGCGTAGACCCGCTTGCCCACCGGGCCACCGATGAAGCCGGAGGGCGTCACCAGGTCGCCCTTGGCGTTGAGGTAATAACGGTCGCCCTGGGCCAAGCCGTCATAGCGGCCCATGTCCATCATCACGCTCTGGCCGGCCGTGCCCGGCCGCTCGATATAAAGGAAGCGGGTGGTGCGGTGGCTGCCGGGCATGGCCTCTTCCACCCGCTGTTGCAGCAGGGCCACGGACGGCATGGGCGCCGGCGTGGGATCGGCCGCGATCTCGGGTCCTGACAGGGGGGCGGCGGCGCGCGTCGTGTCACCCTTGAAGCCCACCTGCGCCACCGTCAGCAGCATCACGCCGGCCAAGGCGAAGATCAGGCCGGTGATGGTGATGCCCAGGTGGAAGGGCAGGCCCCAGACGCTGAGCCGGTTGTGCAGGTCGGCCAGACCCAGGCGGCGGGCGCCGGTCAGGCGCAGGGCGAAGGCATCGCGGAAGATGCGCGGGTGGCTGAGCACGCCGGAAAACAGCAGCGACAGCAGGGCGATGCCCACCAGGCCCACCGTCAGCGGCCCCCACAGGCCGGGCAGGCTCAGTTCCATGTGCACCTCGCCCATCACGTCGGTCCAGTTGTCGGACGGCGTGGGCGACAGGGTGCCGTCGGCGGCCGCGCGCCACATGACGCTGCCGCCACCGGCGGTGAAGGCATGCACGGCCATGTGCGGCCAGTCGGGCCGGGGCAGTTGGCCATAGAGGGCGATCACCTTGTCCACGCCCCCCGCCTGGGCGACCGCACGCTCCAGCCCGGTGGCCATCGCCGCGTCGATGGCGGCGGCCGGCAGTTCCGGCGTCTCCGCCGTGCCCGCCCATTCCCAGCGGCTGAGATCCTCGGCGAAGACCGACAGGGTACCGGTGAAGCAGACGATGTAGACCAGGGCGCCCAGGGCCAGCCCCAGCGCGGAATGGCCGGCCAGGGAGGATTGGACGAAGCCGCCCTTGGCCGCCTTGCCCTTCCCCTTGATGTCGGTGGGGTCGGGATTCTTGCGGCGGGCCAGGGCGCGGGCGGCGAAATGCTTCAACATAGTCTCAAACCCTTCCCAGCCAGGCGGCGCCGACGGTGATGATGGCCACCGGCGGCAACAGCAGGCCCACACGGGCCAGACGCCCATCGACCAGCGCCCAGGTGGTGGCGGCCCCCCAGGCGATGGGGCCGACGAAGCCGGCGGCGACCAGCCGGTTGGCCTCCACCCCGCCGGCATGCACCGCCACCAGGGCGGCCAGCGCCAGGCCGATGGCGGCGGACAACGGCCCCGCCAGCAGGGTGCGGGCGGTACCCCGCAAGGTGGTGACCCAGCGCCGGCCGATCGGCGCCGACGGGGCGGCTTGCGGCGTCTTCGGCGCGCGGTGCGGCCGGCGGCGACGGTCCATACCGACCGCGACCACGACGAAGCCCACCACACTGAAGGCCAGGATACCGATGGCGATGGCCTTGTCGGCATCGGCCAGCGCCAGCCAGCCGGCGAAACCCGCCAGCAGCAGGCCCCATCCCGGCAAGGTGCGCCAACGGCTGGCTTCCGCCGACGCCCAGACCCGCCGCAACTGGATTATGCCCAGCACGGTCAGGACCAGGCCCACCCCGAACCCCACAACACCCGCCATCCGCAACCCCATACGCCGACACCCCGCCGAAGCGGGCGTCCCCGAATTCACGAACGGCACTATAGATAGGAATAATTCGCAGTTGCAATATTATCGCGCCAATTAGGGCGTCAATCCCAGGTGGGAACGCTGCTGCCCAGCGGTTCCGCCGGCCGATCCCAGGCCAGGGGCGCCCCCGCCACCAACACCGGCGGCAGGAAACGGCGGACCGGCCCCCAGGCGGTAACCTCGACAGCGGGCGAGAAATCGGCCGGGGTTTCCGAGGCCAGCGGTGCCGTGTCCAACTCCGGCCCGGCCAAGCCCACCAACAGCCCTGCCGTGGCGGCCAGCGACGTGCGGCCGGTCATGCCCCGCC
Proteins encoded in this region:
- a CDS encoding SDR family oxidoreductase; protein product: MKTWLITGISSGFGRVMAEKLLDAGDRVAGTVRNPSAVDDLRGQYGDRLWTAVLDVTHTDAIRGVVDAAWAAFGTIDVVVSNAGYGLMGAAEELTDAQVRHHIDTNLLGSIQLVRAALPHLRAQGGGRILQLSSLGGQVAFPGGSLYHATKWGIEGFIEAVAQEVAVFNIGCTIVEPGGARTDFRGAATVGPMNPAYDSSPSRMVNRVLDNKDFKSPGDPARMVDAMIASVAQEPAPLRLALGGDAYALITKALTNRLAAVEAQRDLALSTDFPDESGAKRWYEQA
- a CDS encoding helix-turn-helix domain containing protein, with translation MPDSPEQGPSRKPRADGERNRSLLIAAAKQAFAEKGTAASLEQIARDAGVGIGTLYRHFPTRDALVEAVYRQESDALVEAAARLAADLPPVEALRAWLLLFIEYLAAKEGMTDALNALIGGTDALYSASSARITDAIGTLARRAAETGAIRLDIEPLDLVRAIAGLAKLNPAADWKRSAIRMVDILLNGLRVGP
- a CDS encoding thioesterase family protein gives rise to the protein MSSPTATTPESRADYRHFQPITTRWADNDAYGHVNNVVYYSYFDTAVNQHMIEKGVLAPDKGTAIGLVVETQCRYFAPITFPDRVTVGVRVAHMGRSSVRYELALFRNDEDAPAAAGHYVHVYVDNETRRPTPIPEEVAAILRGMVVGA
- a CDS encoding PepSY-associated TM helix domain-containing protein; protein product: MLKHFAARALARRKNPDPTDIKGKGKAAKGGFVQSSLAGHSALGLALGALVYIVCFTGTLSVFAEDLSRWEWAGTAETPELPAAAIDAAMATGLERAVAQAGGVDKVIALYGQLPRPDWPHMAVHAFTAGGGSVMWRAAADGTLSPTPSDNWTDVMGEVHMELSLPGLWGPLTVGLVGIALLSLLFSGVLSHPRIFRDAFALRLTGARRLGLADLHNRLSVWGLPFHLGITITGLIFALAGVMLLTVAQVGFKGDTTRAAAPLSGPEIAADPTPAPMPSVALLQQRVEEAMPGSHRTTRFLYIERPGTAGQSVMMDMGRYDGLAQGDRYYLNAKGDLVTPSGFIGGPVGKRVYAAALALHCATFGGLAVRLVYGVLGLALSVICATGCSIFLARRRDRGRALPRLEKVWAGVAWGVPLAMALSAATTLVPGLANEHAYVRGFWAPTLILPILSLALASGEQASRVLRLALGLVLVILAGTHAAGHATGQWGDGPLPAAALVVDAVLAVTGLALTVTTGLLRRSRALAAQAHPAP